Proteins encoded within one genomic window of Polynucleobacter duraquae:
- a CDS encoding formyltransferase family protein: MINSIILLHNGEHYEKFSSELKGINPAVEIILLNDLASLIALPHSLLDRSRLIAYLSGVIVPLSIIKKLKYGAYNFHPGPPIRPGYASLEMAIYEGDEVYGTTVHEMDELVDTGKINGIHAFPVPKNANAFDLYRLTMDSMLALFGQKKKELLNETPLISYPIPWGNKKFTKADYMAYLRITRDISREELDLRIRAFGYDFDHKLKLIERGNIYELENSDRPEGYLDQSDFQVVCGQKFIRTKELVNI, from the coding sequence ATGATTAATTCAATCATTCTTCTTCATAATGGCGAGCACTATGAAAAGTTCTCTTCGGAACTTAAAGGTATTAACCCTGCGGTAGAAATTATTTTGCTCAATGACTTAGCTAGCTTGATTGCGTTGCCACATTCGCTTTTAGATCGTTCTAGGTTGATTGCTTATCTCAGCGGGGTGATTGTTCCCTTATCAATCATTAAGAAGCTGAAATACGGCGCTTATAACTTTCATCCAGGACCTCCAATTCGACCAGGCTATGCTTCGTTGGAGATGGCGATCTACGAAGGGGATGAAGTCTACGGAACGACAGTCCATGAAATGGATGAATTGGTGGACACGGGAAAGATCAATGGAATTCACGCGTTCCCTGTACCAAAAAATGCCAATGCTTTTGACTTGTATAGGCTGACCATGGATAGCATGTTGGCGCTCTTTGGTCAAAAGAAGAAAGAGTTGCTAAACGAGACGCCGCTGATTTCTTATCCAATCCCGTGGGGAAATAAGAAATTTACCAAAGCAGACTACATGGCTTACTTAAGAATCACTAGGGATATTAGTAGGGAAGAGTTAGATCTGCGTATCAGAGCATTCGGCTATGACTTTGACCATAAATTGAAATTAATAGAGCGTGGAAATATTTATGAACTTGAGAATAGCGATAGACCAGAGGGTTATCTGGATCAAAGTGATTTTCAAGTTGTTTGTGGGCAAAAATTTATCAGAACTAAAGAGCTGGTAAATATTTGA
- a CDS encoding FkbM family methyltransferase — MSKKIIQWFKGTSLKWKFFYLPRKISYLTLKSIFTCHIFKRVLLQSIFDAARNTSSFMRGGLLLSAGQSELFVVSSNDQAIGRSTFVNGGEPFDFEKMEFVFKLLNLNSPQELLIDIGANIGTICIPAVKRGYFKTAIAIEPDPLNYKLLTANILLNDLQASVIPRNAALGNHANKVLQFELSSENHGDHRVRVTDETGDAGYDEGNRKTIDVSSTTLDSLFQVHKLDAGVMWMDTQGYEGFILEGASHVLDAGLPLVTEFWPYGMDRANCFENFKKALLKSKFTAIYDLNRPLHVLELNEVSLNSLYSLYKDSKTNGSTDLVFI, encoded by the coding sequence ATGAGCAAAAAAATAATTCAATGGTTTAAGGGAACCAGCCTTAAATGGAAATTTTTTTATTTGCCAAGAAAAATCTCTTATTTGACATTGAAGTCAATCTTCACATGTCATATCTTTAAACGTGTGTTACTCCAAAGCATATTTGATGCAGCCAGAAATACCTCCTCGTTCATGAGGGGGGGGCTACTTCTTTCGGCGGGACAATCTGAGCTATTTGTTGTTTCGTCTAACGACCAAGCAATAGGAAGGAGTACTTTTGTAAATGGAGGTGAGCCATTTGATTTTGAAAAAATGGAGTTCGTATTTAAGCTATTAAATCTTAATTCGCCACAAGAATTATTAATTGATATCGGTGCAAACATAGGGACTATATGTATCCCTGCCGTCAAAAGAGGTTATTTTAAGACTGCAATAGCAATAGAACCAGACCCATTAAATTACAAACTACTCACTGCCAATATTCTTTTAAACGACCTTCAGGCATCAGTGATTCCTAGAAATGCAGCCCTAGGAAATCATGCTAATAAGGTTTTACAGTTTGAGCTCTCAAGCGAGAATCATGGCGACCACAGAGTGAGGGTAACTGATGAAACAGGGGATGCAGGCTATGATGAGGGCAATAGAAAAACTATTGATGTGTCATCTACAACACTTGATAGCCTATTTCAAGTGCATAAATTAGATGCTGGAGTTATGTGGATGGACACTCAAGGATATGAAGGCTTCATTCTTGAGGGCGCCAGTCATGTGCTCGATGCAGGATTGCCTCTAGTTACAGAATTTTGGCCGTATGGCATGGATAGAGCTAACTGTTTCGAGAATTTTAAGAAGGCATTATTGAAAAGTAAATTTACTGCCATTTATGATTTAAATCGACCTTTGCATGTCCTCGAACTCAATGAGGTTAGTTTAAATTCTTTATATAGCTTGTACAAAGATAGCAAGACAAATGGAAGCACGGATTTAGTTTTTATTTAG
- the prmB gene encoding 50S ribosomal protein L3 N(5)-glutamine methyltransferase, producing MDPAPQQSLTLDQCIDQIAQELETADLHYGHGAIDAQSEALWIVSKQLDFSPTDALDHLEQVMSAEQIARALEVTQTRISTRKPLAYILGEAWLMGVPFFSSEQSIVPRSWIAELIVDGSLEPWLPADGKALDLCTGNGSLAILLALACPDIHVSACDISLPALAVASRNLDRHSLTSQIELFEGDLWDALPEPHEDNLFDLIICNPPYVNANSMNALPTEYQAEPAIALAGGDDGMDLIRKIIAGAPDYLSERGAILIEIGNEYENFKKAFPQIPVIWMEVSAGDEQVLLIQAEDLR from the coding sequence ATGGACCCTGCGCCCCAGCAATCTCTGACGCTTGATCAATGTATTGATCAGATTGCACAAGAACTAGAAACGGCAGATTTGCATTATGGTCATGGTGCCATTGATGCGCAGAGTGAAGCCCTCTGGATTGTCAGCAAACAACTTGACTTCAGCCCTACAGATGCACTCGATCACTTAGAGCAAGTGATGAGTGCCGAGCAAATTGCCCGAGCGCTTGAAGTGACACAAACCCGCATCTCCACACGTAAGCCATTAGCTTATATCTTGGGTGAAGCCTGGTTAATGGGTGTGCCTTTTTTCTCTAGTGAGCAGAGCATTGTTCCCCGCTCCTGGATAGCTGAGCTCATCGTAGATGGTTCATTGGAGCCCTGGCTGCCTGCTGATGGCAAAGCACTAGATCTTTGTACCGGCAATGGCTCTTTAGCAATTTTATTAGCCTTAGCATGCCCTGATATTCATGTGAGTGCATGTGACATTAGTTTGCCTGCATTAGCAGTGGCGTCTCGCAATCTCGATCGTCATAGCCTGACTTCACAGATAGAGCTTTTTGAAGGTGATCTATGGGATGCACTACCAGAGCCTCATGAAGATAATCTCTTTGATCTCATCATTTGTAATCCGCCTTACGTTAATGCAAATTCGATGAATGCCCTGCCTACTGAATACCAGGCGGAGCCTGCTATTGCATTAGCAGGTGGCGATGATGGGATGGATCTGATTCGAAAGATTATTGCTGGTGCTCCCGACTATTTATCTGAGCGTGGTGCCATTTTGATTGAGATTGGCAATGAGTATGAGAACTTTAAAAAGGCTTTCCCACAAATCCCAGTCATTTGGATGGAAGTATCTGCAGGCGATGAGCAAGTACTACTGATTCAAGCAGAAGACTTGCGCTAA
- the dapD gene encoding 2,3,4,5-tetrahydropyridine-2,6-dicarboxylate N-succinyltransferase — translation MSKSPQSIIDQAWENRANLSPEAVSGEIRNAVNAVLEGLNTGSIRVAERLSVGKWEVNQWVKKAVLLSFRLEDNKPMGAGGYTQFYDKVPSKFEHYTAEDFANGGFRVVPPAMARRGSFIGKNAVLMPSYVNIGAYVGEGTMVDTWATVGSCAQIGKNVHLSGGVGIGGVLEPIQAGPVIIEDNCFIGARSEVVEGVIIEENAVLSMGVYIGQSTKIYDRETGEIHYGRVPAGSVVVPGSLPSACGKYSLYAAIIVKKVDAQTRAKTAINELLRD, via the coding sequence ATGAGCAAATCACCACAAAGCATCATCGATCAAGCCTGGGAAAACCGCGCAAACCTGTCTCCTGAGGCCGTTTCTGGAGAAATCCGCAATGCCGTGAACGCCGTTCTCGAGGGCCTCAATACAGGCAGTATTCGCGTTGCTGAGCGCCTCAGTGTTGGCAAATGGGAAGTAAACCAATGGGTTAAAAAGGCAGTTTTGCTGTCTTTTCGTCTGGAAGACAACAAACCAATGGGCGCTGGTGGCTATACCCAGTTCTACGACAAGGTGCCGAGCAAGTTTGAGCACTACACCGCAGAAGACTTCGCCAATGGCGGTTTCCGCGTTGTTCCGCCTGCAATGGCTCGTCGTGGCTCATTTATTGGCAAAAATGCCGTTTTAATGCCCTCCTACGTCAATATCGGCGCTTACGTGGGTGAAGGCACCATGGTCGATACTTGGGCAACCGTAGGGTCATGTGCCCAAATCGGTAAAAACGTGCATTTATCTGGTGGTGTTGGTATTGGTGGTGTTTTGGAGCCAATTCAAGCAGGTCCAGTGATTATTGAAGATAACTGCTTTATTGGCGCCCGATCCGAGGTCGTTGAAGGCGTGATTATTGAAGAAAATGCTGTTCTCTCCATGGGCGTTTACATTGGTCAAAGCACCAAGATCTACGACCGCGAAACCGGTGAGATCCATTACGGCCGTGTACCAGCAGGTTCTGTTGTGGTGCCAGGCTCCCTTCCTTCCGCTTGTGGCAAGTACAGCCTGTACGCTGCAATCATCGTGAAGAAGGTAGATGCTCAAACTAGAGCTAAGACTGCGATTAACGAACTGTTACGTGATTAA
- a CDS encoding potassium transporter Kup, which produces MMLAAIGVVFGDIGTSPLYALKECFDPKHGIPFSPEALFGVIAMMIWSLILVVTFKYVLFVMRADNKGEGGVLSLMALALRTFDSKSKSYFFLMILGMLGACMLLGESVITPAISVLSAVEGIEIAAPGLHKFIIPISLTILVALFLIQKYGTAAVGNLFGPVTLTWFITLAALGLINIGAAPQIIGAINPMYAVQFVLDHPTTAYIVMGAVVLVVTGVEALYLDMGHFGRNPVRYAWLIVVLPSLLINYLGQGALLLSNPEAASNPFYLMVPDWALWPVVGLATAATVIASQAVISGAYSLVSQAILLGFMPRMTIMHTSDSEQGQIYIPVVNWALLFMVVVTIIEFRESVNLAAAYGISVTSTMMITAILLGVVMYREWKMNIFLVLCLTAIFFALDFAFWSANLIKIKDGGWYPLFLGLIIFTCLITWYRGRKLLRAKVEEGAIPLQAFVSSLLAHPPHRVEGTAIFLTAHVDFVPIAMLHNLKHNRVMHERIFFVKLSTWDVPYVSDSERITMKDFGGGIYLVRAVHGFKESPDINKVLDLLQKQENIQFNVMDTSFFVSRDTIVPSANPGMALWREKLFGWMMQNAAKPSDFFKIPTNRLVELGAKVEI; this is translated from the coding sequence ATGATGCTTGCCGCTATTGGCGTAGTGTTTGGTGATATTGGCACTAGCCCTTTATATGCCCTCAAAGAATGTTTTGATCCTAAGCACGGCATCCCGTTTTCACCAGAGGCATTGTTTGGTGTAATCGCAATGATGATTTGGTCATTAATCTTAGTAGTGACCTTTAAGTATGTTTTATTTGTGATGCGGGCTGATAACAAAGGTGAGGGTGGCGTTTTATCTCTGATGGCTTTGGCACTAAGAACATTTGATAGTAAATCGAAGAGTTACTTCTTTTTAATGATTTTAGGAATGCTTGGAGCTTGTATGCTCTTGGGAGAGTCTGTGATTACTCCAGCAATTTCAGTGTTATCCGCTGTTGAGGGTATCGAAATTGCAGCGCCTGGGCTGCATAAATTTATCATCCCCATTTCCTTAACAATCTTGGTTGCCTTATTCTTGATTCAAAAATATGGCACGGCGGCTGTTGGTAATCTATTTGGCCCGGTCACACTCACTTGGTTTATTACTCTCGCGGCATTAGGCCTCATTAACATAGGCGCAGCGCCTCAAATCATTGGTGCAATTAATCCAATGTATGCAGTGCAGTTTGTGCTAGATCACCCAACAACTGCCTATATTGTCATGGGCGCTGTTGTCCTTGTTGTTACTGGTGTCGAAGCGCTCTACTTAGACATGGGGCACTTTGGAAGAAATCCTGTCCGATATGCTTGGCTCATTGTTGTCTTGCCTAGTCTGTTAATTAACTACTTAGGGCAAGGCGCACTCTTGTTATCCAATCCAGAGGCTGCCTCAAACCCATTTTATTTAATGGTTCCTGATTGGGCTTTATGGCCTGTTGTTGGTCTTGCTACTGCAGCTACAGTCATTGCATCCCAGGCGGTGATTTCAGGCGCTTACTCTTTGGTGAGCCAAGCTATATTGCTTGGTTTTATGCCGCGCATGACCATCATGCATACCTCCGATTCAGAACAGGGACAAATTTATATTCCCGTGGTGAATTGGGCCCTCTTATTTATGGTGGTTGTTACCATTATTGAGTTTAGAGAGTCAGTGAACTTAGCAGCTGCTTATGGAATTTCTGTGACATCCACCATGATGATTACTGCAATTTTATTAGGCGTAGTGATGTACCGTGAATGGAAAATGAACATTTTCCTGGTGCTTTGTTTAACAGCCATCTTCTTTGCTTTAGATTTTGCCTTTTGGTCAGCTAATTTAATTAAGATCAAAGATGGTGGCTGGTATCCATTATTTCTAGGCCTTATCATTTTTACTTGTTTAATTACTTGGTATCGTGGGCGGAAGTTATTGCGCGCTAAAGTAGAAGAAGGCGCCATACCTTTACAGGCCTTTGTCTCTAGTTTGTTAGCCCACCCACCTCATCGCGTCGAGGGCACTGCTATTTTTCTGACGGCCCACGTAGATTTTGTGCCGATCGCGATGTTGCATAATTTAAAACACAACCGCGTGATGCATGAGCGTATCTTTTTTGTCAAATTAAGTACTTGGGATGTGCCCTATGTTAGTGACAGTGAGCGCATTACGATGAAGGACTTTGGGGGCGGTATTTATTTGGTGAGAGCGGTACATGGCTTTAAAGAATCACCAGATATCAATAAAGTCTTGGACTTGCTGCAAAAGCAAGAAAACATTCAATTTAATGTGATGGATACCTCCTTCTTTGTTTCTCGTGACACTATTGTTCCATCGGCAAATCCTGGAATGGCCTTATGGAGAGAGAAGCTGTTTGGTTGGATGATGCAAAACGCAGCCAAGCCATCGGACTTTTTCAAGATTCCTACCAATCGCTTAGTTGAACTCGGTGCAAAGGTAGAGATTTGA
- the radA gene encoding DNA repair protein RadA, whose amino-acid sequence MAKIKTIYICQSCGGTFAKWQGQCPSCQAWNTLEEGLPEVSSNTRFQGLAQSLPRQKLSAISAEDLPRFSTGVEEFDRVLGGGLVPGGVVLLGGDPGIGKSTLLLQALAEMSAAGMNVLYSSGEESAAQIALRAKRIALDAPQLEVLAEIQLEKLLSIMDTVKPQVLVVDSIQTLYSEVLSSAPGSVAQVRECAAQLTRAAKSSGICVLMVGHVTKDGHLAGPRVLEHIVDTVLYFEGDTHSSFRLVRSIKNRFGAVNELGVFAMTEKGLRGVANPSAIFLSQHAEMVPGACVLVTQEGSRPLLVEIQALVDTAHIPNPRRLAVGLEQARLAMLLAVLHRHAGVACFDQDVFLNAVGGVKISEPAADLAVLLAIQSSIRNKALPKELIVFGEVGLAGEIRPCPRGQERLKEAAKLGFTVAIIPKANMPKAKIPGLRVIPVERIDQAISAAAELS is encoded by the coding sequence TTGGCTAAAATAAAAACAATCTATATCTGTCAGTCATGCGGCGGGACCTTTGCCAAATGGCAAGGTCAGTGCCCCTCATGCCAGGCATGGAATACGCTGGAGGAGGGCTTGCCTGAGGTGAGCTCAAACACCCGCTTTCAGGGATTGGCGCAGTCACTTCCCCGCCAAAAGCTTTCTGCTATTTCGGCCGAAGATCTCCCGCGCTTTAGCACTGGCGTAGAAGAGTTTGATCGCGTACTAGGTGGTGGATTAGTTCCTGGTGGTGTTGTGCTCTTAGGTGGCGATCCTGGGATTGGTAAATCTACTCTCTTGCTCCAAGCCCTTGCTGAGATGAGTGCTGCTGGTATGAACGTGCTCTATAGCAGTGGCGAAGAGTCTGCAGCGCAAATTGCATTACGTGCAAAACGTATTGCACTCGATGCGCCACAATTAGAAGTGCTCGCTGAGATTCAGTTAGAAAAGCTCTTATCCATTATGGATACGGTGAAGCCACAGGTCTTGGTGGTCGATTCCATTCAGACTTTGTATTCGGAGGTGCTCAGCTCAGCTCCAGGTTCGGTTGCGCAAGTACGAGAGTGTGCAGCACAATTAACCAGGGCCGCTAAATCAAGTGGTATCTGCGTCTTGATGGTGGGCCACGTTACTAAAGATGGTCATTTAGCGGGCCCTCGTGTACTGGAACATATTGTAGATACCGTCTTGTATTTTGAGGGTGACACGCATTCCTCATTTAGATTAGTGCGCTCGATTAAAAATCGTTTTGGCGCAGTCAATGAGTTAGGTGTGTTTGCTATGACCGAAAAAGGTCTGCGTGGCGTTGCAAACCCATCGGCGATTTTTCTTTCGCAGCATGCGGAGATGGTTCCGGGTGCCTGCGTATTGGTTACACAAGAGGGCAGTCGCCCACTGTTGGTAGAAATTCAGGCGCTAGTAGACACTGCGCATATTCCTAATCCACGTCGCTTGGCAGTTGGTTTGGAGCAAGCGCGTTTAGCCATGCTCTTAGCGGTGTTACATCGTCATGCTGGTGTTGCCTGCTTTGATCAGGATGTCTTCTTAAACGCGGTTGGTGGTGTGAAGATCTCAGAGCCAGCAGCTGACTTAGCAGTGTTGCTAGCAATTCAGTCTTCAATTCGCAATAAGGCCCTACCCAAGGAGTTGATTGTATTTGGTGAGGTTGGGTTAGCTGGAGAAATTCGCCCCTGCCCACGGGGTCAGGAACGCTTGAAAGAGGCCGCTAAACTTGGATTTACTGTAGCAATCATCCCGAAGGCCAACATGCCTAAGGCAAAGATTCCGGGATTAAGGGTGATACCAGTAGAACGTATTGATCAAGCGATCTCTGCTGCAGCGGAGCTTAGTTAA
- a CDS encoding DNA internalization-related competence protein ComEC/Rec2, translating into MRTNIAAFIAGGSLLLFLSTVPEYWRWICAAVVLASLLGARVNYVLLQSHHVSGALLAACCCSLGFAWNAHYAQDRLSNVLSIEHEGKDLVLEGRVNALPQSSLSSAKFSFEVDQAFLGRKRIESFPPQIYLSWQPAWRNPQDVPEVIPGQRWEFKVKIKRPYGSLNPHTFDFERWSFHQDFGASGSVRSGKLILEKDIAFTEFALAMEYQRWKLRQKIKRLLPRDARYGGVIAALVMGDQNAIDQEDWRVFNATGIGHLISISGLHVTMLAGFGAMLATLLWRRNTLPLLVPVGKVAAAAGFLTAFVYAWLAGFQIPAQRTMYMVGVVAFALWSGRNPRSFDIWWWALFFVLVIDPMAPYTPGFWLSFGAVAAILYAMQDSDGLLGLPTGRELEVHWKDRVIQALREACRVQAVVTIALLPLTLYWFYQVSIVSPLANAIAIPIVSYVVTPLAIAGALLPDFIGRLLLIPAHATMDYLAIMLAWMANWKWSIAWSSQPSWWAIALSIIGIIIAIRPGSMQEAWVSRVIGLVLCATLFMQPLTNGHLGKGEFRATVLDIGQGTAVLIETKTKRLLYDTGPIQGKDNAGQRIILPYLRGRGIHQIDRMVISHSDSDHIGGAATLLEEIGFESMMGSLLSTNPLLTNLEERKIPAIPCRFGQRWSWDGLDFYIWHPNEQTVFEDQHPRKPNEVSCVLEVRNQGTSFWLTGDVEKQGEAEITEHLTQTALNHLKDKNLIFMAPHHGSKTSSSHELLTALSPNQAFAQNGYRNRYGHPHPTVTARYQGMNIPFYQTPTTGAQVWSFYNANKLNEDPLFQRRYSQRLWHRLPIEVGK; encoded by the coding sequence TTGCGCACCAATATTGCGGCGTTTATCGCCGGGGGATCGCTACTTTTATTTTTATCTACTGTGCCAGAGTATTGGCGCTGGATATGTGCAGCAGTTGTCCTTGCCTCTCTGCTTGGTGCTCGTGTTAATTATGTATTGCTTCAATCTCATCATGTTAGCGGCGCATTACTAGCAGCCTGTTGTTGTAGCTTGGGTTTTGCTTGGAATGCACACTACGCGCAGGACCGCTTAAGTAATGTTCTATCCATAGAGCATGAAGGTAAAGATCTTGTGCTCGAGGGTAGAGTGAATGCCTTGCCACAAAGCTCTTTAAGTAGCGCCAAGTTTTCCTTTGAGGTAGATCAGGCATTTTTGGGGCGCAAGAGGATTGAATCATTTCCTCCGCAGATCTATTTGAGTTGGCAGCCCGCATGGCGTAATCCTCAGGATGTGCCCGAAGTCATTCCGGGTCAGCGCTGGGAATTTAAGGTCAAAATCAAACGACCTTATGGATCTCTCAATCCCCATACTTTTGATTTTGAGCGCTGGTCCTTCCATCAAGACTTTGGTGCCAGTGGATCAGTTAGGTCAGGAAAGCTAATCCTTGAGAAAGATATTGCCTTTACAGAATTTGCTCTAGCCATGGAGTATCAGCGTTGGAAGTTAAGACAAAAGATTAAGCGCTTGCTACCAAGAGATGCGCGCTATGGCGGAGTGATTGCTGCCTTGGTGATGGGCGATCAAAATGCAATCGACCAAGAAGATTGGCGTGTATTTAATGCTACTGGGATCGGACATCTTATTTCCATATCGGGCCTGCATGTAACGATGTTGGCTGGATTTGGCGCCATGCTGGCCACATTACTCTGGCGTCGTAACACGCTGCCACTTTTAGTCCCAGTTGGTAAGGTCGCTGCTGCAGCAGGTTTTTTGACGGCCTTTGTGTATGCATGGTTAGCAGGCTTTCAGATTCCAGCGCAGCGAACGATGTATATGGTGGGAGTAGTTGCATTTGCCTTATGGTCCGGCAGAAATCCTCGGTCTTTTGATATCTGGTGGTGGGCTCTATTTTTTGTACTAGTCATTGATCCGATGGCACCTTATACGCCGGGTTTCTGGCTTTCGTTTGGAGCAGTGGCGGCGATTTTGTATGCCATGCAAGATTCTGATGGTTTGCTGGGCCTACCTACTGGTAGAGAGCTAGAAGTTCATTGGAAAGATAGAGTGATTCAAGCCCTCCGTGAAGCCTGCCGGGTTCAGGCGGTCGTTACCATCGCACTTTTACCATTGACCTTATATTGGTTTTATCAAGTCTCGATCGTTTCACCACTGGCAAATGCCATTGCTATTCCCATAGTGAGTTACGTTGTAACTCCCTTAGCGATTGCTGGTGCTTTGTTGCCTGACTTCATTGGTAGGTTGTTATTGATACCAGCACATGCCACGATGGACTACTTGGCCATCATGCTTGCATGGATGGCGAACTGGAAATGGTCGATCGCTTGGTCTAGCCAGCCTAGTTGGTGGGCGATAGCCTTATCCATTATTGGAATCATCATAGCGATTCGTCCTGGATCTATGCAAGAGGCTTGGGTGTCGAGAGTGATAGGACTCGTGTTGTGCGCAACTCTATTTATGCAGCCGTTGACTAATGGTCATTTGGGAAAAGGCGAGTTCCGCGCGACGGTACTAGATATAGGTCAAGGTACGGCAGTCCTCATCGAAACTAAAACAAAACGATTGCTATACGACACCGGACCCATTCAGGGAAAAGATAACGCTGGTCAAAGAATCATCTTGCCGTATTTGAGGGGTAGGGGGATTCATCAAATTGATCGCATGGTCATTAGTCATAGTGATAGTGATCACATTGGAGGCGCCGCAACTCTACTAGAAGAAATTGGCTTTGAATCCATGATGGGATCCTTACTCAGTACTAACCCCTTGCTCACCAATTTGGAAGAGAGAAAGATTCCTGCCATTCCCTGTCGCTTTGGTCAGCGATGGTCATGGGATGGGCTTGACTTTTATATTTGGCATCCAAATGAGCAGACAGTTTTTGAGGATCAGCATCCTAGAAAACCAAATGAAGTCAGTTGTGTTTTGGAAGTTCGCAACCAGGGAACTTCATTCTGGTTAACGGGTGATGTAGAAAAGCAGGGTGAGGCTGAAATCACCGAGCACTTAACTCAAACAGCTCTCAATCATCTTAAGGATAAGAATTTGATATTCATGGCACCACACCACGGTAGCAAAACATCCTCATCTCACGAACTCTTAACAGCGCTCAGTCCTAATCAAGCATTTGCCCAAAATGGATATCGCAATCGATACGGTCATCCACACCCAACAGTCACTGCTCGATACCAAGGTATGAATATTCCGTTTTATCAAACACCAACTACTGGTGCACAGGTTTGGAGTTTTTATAACGCAAACAAGTTAAATGAAGACCCCCTGTTTCAGAGAAGGTATTCCCAAAGGCTGTGGCATCGCCTTCCGATAGAAGTGGGTAAATGA
- the dapE gene encoding succinyl-diaminopimelate desuccinylase has translation MSATLELTEALISCRSVTPADGGCQDLIAKRLQAIGFHTESVVSGPENFQVTNLWAIKKGVSGDQGKVLVFAGHTDVVPTGPLEKWTNDPFTPTIRDGMLYGRGAADMKTSLAGFVVATEEFVITHPDHKGTIAFLITSDEEGPANDGTVIMCERLQKQGQRLDYCVIGEPTSVDQLGDMIKNGRRGSLSGKLRVKGIQAHIAYPHLGKNPIHLSAPAIQALVETEWDKGNQYFQPTSFQISNIHAGTGANNVIPGELAIDFNFRFSTESKPEELRSRLEGILKAAGLDFEIDWVLGGSPFITGDGALAGALRKAIKAETKIDTELSTTGGTSDGRFIAKICKEVVEFGPLNATSHKIDECVIVNDVVPLKNIYRKTLEQLVA, from the coding sequence ATGAGTGCCACCCTAGAGTTAACTGAAGCCCTCATCTCCTGCCGCTCGGTCACCCCGGCGGACGGAGGCTGTCAGGACCTCATTGCCAAACGCCTTCAAGCTATTGGTTTTCACACAGAGAGCGTAGTGAGTGGTCCCGAGAATTTTCAGGTTACTAATTTGTGGGCAATCAAAAAAGGTGTGTCTGGAGATCAAGGTAAGGTCTTAGTGTTTGCTGGCCACACTGATGTTGTGCCAACTGGCCCACTAGAGAAGTGGACCAATGATCCGTTTACCCCAACCATCAGAGATGGCATGCTGTACGGTCGTGGGGCTGCGGATATGAAAACCTCTTTAGCAGGATTTGTGGTCGCTACCGAAGAATTTGTCATCACCCATCCAGATCACAAAGGCACGATTGCCTTTTTGATTACAAGCGATGAAGAAGGTCCAGCTAACGACGGCACTGTCATCATGTGCGAGCGCTTGCAAAAACAAGGCCAGCGTTTAGATTACTGCGTGATTGGTGAGCCAACTTCAGTTGATCAACTCGGTGACATGATTAAAAATGGTCGCCGCGGATCACTCTCCGGCAAGCTTCGGGTTAAAGGTATTCAGGCGCATATCGCCTACCCTCACCTGGGTAAAAATCCGATTCACCTTTCAGCACCTGCAATTCAAGCGCTAGTTGAGACTGAGTGGGATAAAGGTAACCAGTATTTCCAGCCTACGAGCTTTCAGATTTCGAATATTCATGCAGGTACTGGTGCGAACAACGTCATTCCTGGCGAGCTAGCGATTGATTTCAACTTCCGTTTCTCCACTGAGAGTAAGCCAGAGGAATTGCGTAGCCGCCTAGAAGGAATTCTCAAAGCTGCAGGTCTCGATTTTGAAATTGATTGGGTCTTAGGTGGTAGCCCATTTATTACTGGTGATGGCGCCCTTGCTGGCGCCCTACGTAAGGCCATTAAGGCTGAAACCAAAATTGATACAGAACTCTCCACTACTGGCGGCACAAGTGATGGTCGCTTTATTGCGAAGATCTGCAAAGAAGTTGTCGAATTTGGCCCGCTCAATGCGACTAGCCATAAGATTGATGAGTGCGTGATTGTGAATGATGTTGTGCCACTCAAAAATATCTATCGCAAGACACTCGAGCAACTGGTTGCTTAA